In Paracholeplasma morum, a single genomic region encodes these proteins:
- a CDS encoding transporter substrate-binding domain-containing protein, whose translation MRRILIVLVVALTFILSACSQSVYEVKEGNTLVVGLEAAYAPYNWTTTTETEFTMPIHGQAGAFVDGYDVVIAKKIAEELGLKLVIKAIDWDGLIPALQAGTIDVIIAGMSPTAVRKETVNFSSEYYRASQVMVVRTDSKYANATSISEFSGAEVIAQLGTLQDDLVDQIPGVKRGTALESYNAITNAVTSGVSDAFIAELPVAISITSSNPQLKYIQFDSENGFTVLEEDVVSAVAVRKVDNELLEAINGVLEKLSLESKEAWMTLAVSRANAND comes from the coding sequence ATGAGAAGAATATTGATCGTATTAGTAGTTGCATTAACGTTTATCTTAAGCGCATGTAGTCAAAGCGTATATGAGGTAAAAGAAGGAAACACCTTGGTAGTAGGTCTGGAAGCGGCTTATGCACCTTATAACTGGACTACCACAACAGAAACTGAGTTCACTATGCCAATTCACGGACAAGCTGGCGCTTTTGTAGATGGTTATGATGTTGTAATCGCTAAGAAGATTGCTGAAGAACTAGGTTTAAAATTAGTAATCAAGGCGATTGACTGGGATGGATTGATTCCTGCCCTTCAAGCTGGAACCATCGACGTAATTATTGCAGGGATGAGTCCGACAGCAGTTAGAAAAGAAACAGTGAATTTCTCAAGTGAATACTACCGTGCATCACAAGTAATGGTTGTCAGAACGGATTCTAAATATGCGAATGCAACATCTATTTCAGAGTTTTCCGGAGCTGAAGTTATTGCGCAATTAGGTACTTTACAAGACGACTTAGTCGATCAAATCCCAGGGGTAAAACGTGGGACAGCGCTTGAATCCTATAACGCAATCACCAATGCAGTAACAAGTGGCGTATCCGATGCGTTTATTGCAGAATTGCCAGTTGCTATTTCAATCACAAGTTCAAACCCACAATTAAAATACATCCAATTTGATTCTGAAAATGGGTTTACTGTCTTAGAAGAAGATGTCGTAAGTGCGGTTGCTGTTAGAAAAGTCGATAATGAATTATTAGAAGCTATTAATGGTGTATTAGAGAAACTATCATTAGAGTCAAAAGAAGCTTGGATGACTTTAGCTGTATCAAGAGCAAACGCTAACGACTAA
- a CDS encoding cold shock domain-containing protein, producing MTGKVKWFDAEKGYGFISTSEGKDVFVHFSAIQADGYKALAEGDQVEFEVKDGDRGPQASKVVKL from the coding sequence ATGACAGGCAAAGTTAAATGGTTTGATGCAGAAAAGGGATATGGATTTATCTCTACATCAGAAGGCAAAGATGTATTTGTTCATTTCAGCGCTATTCAAGCTGATGGTTACAAAGCATTAGCAGAAGGCGACCAAGTTGAATTTGAAGTTAAAGACGGCGACCGCGGCCCACAAGCTAGCAAAGTTGTTAAATTATAA